A window from Pseudarthrobacter sp. BIM B-2242 encodes these proteins:
- a CDS encoding RNase H family protein → MSAVPVPMAPAHRFIPAVQSVTERLGVTVAVDRQPNLCRWAVHTTDTAGRDIMVTGPSRGDAANPSNRELAAQITTAVDSLGVEVGQVFTSDWPTATLLRAKTALPVTDLSAPPASLVKARNGIAAVERRAVSGLVLACDASRGKGRSINGCGWVLAYANGADPVVGAYTTVSEHGGIRAGELAAIRRGLQATLNLHPVLRDGTGSLTVLSDSKSALDLLARVTADEDVSGEDGDSVQECRRILGSARGADIRFEWVRGHDGHPLNEIADRLAVLARRNREMGVDDITGHRMLAGVREDAKVICAAL, encoded by the coding sequence ATGAGCGCCGTTCCGGTCCCGATGGCCCCTGCCCACCGGTTCATCCCGGCCGTGCAGTCCGTCACCGAGCGCCTTGGCGTTACCGTGGCCGTGGACCGCCAGCCGAACCTGTGCCGCTGGGCGGTGCACACCACCGACACCGCAGGACGGGACATCATGGTCACCGGCCCGAGCCGGGGCGACGCCGCCAACCCCTCCAACCGGGAGCTGGCAGCCCAGATCACCACCGCCGTCGATTCCCTCGGTGTCGAGGTCGGCCAGGTCTTCACCTCCGACTGGCCCACGGCGACCCTGCTGCGCGCAAAGACCGCACTCCCGGTCACCGACCTGTCCGCCCCGCCGGCGTCCCTGGTCAAGGCACGCAACGGCATCGCAGCCGTCGAACGCCGGGCCGTCTCCGGACTGGTCCTAGCCTGTGACGCCTCCCGCGGCAAGGGCCGCTCCATCAACGGGTGCGGCTGGGTCTTGGCCTATGCCAACGGGGCAGACCCTGTCGTGGGCGCGTACACCACGGTGTCCGAGCACGGCGGCATCCGGGCCGGGGAGCTGGCAGCCATCCGCCGTGGCCTTCAGGCAACCCTGAACCTGCACCCGGTCCTGCGCGACGGCACCGGCTCCCTGACGGTCCTGTCGGACTCCAAGTCCGCCCTGGACCTGCTGGCCCGCGTCACGGCCGACGAGGACGTCTCCGGCGAGGATGGCGACTCGGTGCAGGAATGCCGGCGCATCCTGGGTTCGGCACGCGGCGCGGACATCCGCTTCGAGTGGGTCCGCGGCCACGACGGGCACCCGCTGAACGAGATCGCCGACCGGCTGGCCGTCCTGGCCCGACGGAACCGCGAAATGGGAGTCGATGACATCACCGGCCACCGGATGCTCGCCGGCGTCCGGGAGGACGCAAAGGTCATCTGCGCGGCACTCTAA
- a CDS encoding AAA family ATPase — translation MTDSLNTPFMRALAAGIAANVPVLLWGGPGETKTAFIENSAAAWGRECRTIVGSTREAPDFLGVMVQEDSGDIAYSSFKWVRELNEAASGLLFLDEFNTASPSTMKGMLRVMQERYVGDVKIKDSVSIVAAANPTEIAVDAYDLPAPMANRIMHLDWVFPEDFWLENVATDFKHAVYPRLSALLTGDAVDRRANIAGAVVAYLKHAVGQLKPGAPKDATKAGAAWASPRAWTNVIAVLSQLRADDTEAALLVVKGLVGDSAAVKFITWLQAADLYNPAEVIADPTIVEWDTIRPDRLFALVQSLGTLGTSNPDLWSGAAMALTYCAEAGRPDFATPSAQKLMNAIPAKKKMPREFQLAFAELFENTHHSISAAAA, via the coding sequence ATGACCGATTCACTGAACACCCCGTTTATGCGAGCACTTGCCGCCGGTATCGCCGCGAACGTCCCCGTCCTGCTCTGGGGCGGCCCGGGTGAGACCAAGACTGCCTTCATCGAAAACTCCGCTGCAGCCTGGGGCCGCGAATGCCGGACCATCGTCGGTTCCACCCGCGAGGCCCCCGACTTCCTGGGTGTCATGGTCCAGGAGGACTCCGGCGACATTGCCTACTCCTCGTTCAAGTGGGTCCGCGAATTGAACGAAGCGGCCTCCGGCCTGCTGTTCCTGGACGAGTTCAACACTGCCTCCCCGTCCACGATGAAGGGCATGCTCCGCGTCATGCAGGAGCGCTACGTCGGTGACGTGAAGATCAAGGACTCCGTCTCCATCGTCGCTGCGGCCAACCCCACCGAAATCGCGGTGGACGCCTACGACCTTCCGGCTCCGATGGCCAACCGCATCATGCACCTCGACTGGGTGTTCCCCGAGGATTTCTGGCTGGAAAACGTCGCCACCGACTTCAAGCACGCTGTCTACCCGCGCCTGTCCGCCCTGCTGACCGGCGACGCTGTGGACCGTCGCGCAAACATCGCCGGTGCCGTGGTGGCTTACCTGAAGCACGCCGTCGGCCAGCTCAAGCCGGGCGCACCGAAGGACGCCACCAAGGCTGGCGCAGCATGGGCCTCACCGCGTGCCTGGACCAACGTGATCGCCGTCCTGTCCCAGCTCCGCGCTGACGACACGGAAGCCGCCCTGCTGGTCGTCAAGGGCCTCGTAGGCGACTCCGCCGCCGTCAAGTTCATCACCTGGCTCCAGGCCGCTGACCTCTACAACCCCGCCGAGGTCATTGCCGACCCGACCATCGTCGAATGGGACACCATCCGCCCGGACCGCCTGTTCGCCCTCGTCCAGTCCCTCGGCACGCTGGGCACCAGCAACCCCGACCTGTGGTCGGGCGCGGCGATGGCCCTGACCTACTGCGCCGAAGCAGGTCGCCCCGACTTCGCCACCCCGAGCGCTCAGAAGCTGATGAACGCCATCCCGGCCAAGAAGAAGATGCCGCGCGAGTTCCAGCTGGCCTTCGCTGAACTGTTCGAAAACACCCACCACTCCATTTCCGCAGCCGCCGCGTAG